DNA sequence from the Chryseobacterium indicum genome:
ACGTTTTGGAAAACTTCAAACCGGATGTTATCAGACAGTTTCATAAAGACTGGTACAGACCGGATCTGATGGCAATTGTAGTGGTGGGAGACATCAATGTGGACGAAGTTGAAAAGAAAATTAAAGATAATTTCAGCAAATATAAAAATCCTTCAAAACCAAGAGAAAGAAAGAGCTTCGATCTTCCGAACCACAAGGAAACTTTAGTGGCTATCGAAACAGATCCGGATGCTACAAGATCTATGGTACAGTTCATCATGAAAGATTCTGAAGCATATCAGCCGGATGTTACGGTAGAGCAGTACAACCAGAGTCTAGTAGAACAGCTTGCTTCCACCATGCTGAATAACAGACTGGGAGAATTGGTAAACTCTACAAATCCGCCTTTCACGTATGGATCTGTATATCACGGAGGAACTTACGCAAGAACAAAAGAAGCTTTTCAGGGGTTTGCAATGGTAAAAGACGGAAACCAGCTTAATGCGTTAAAAGTTCTTCTGGAAGAAACGGAAAGAGCGAAAAGATTCGGATTTACCCAGACAGAACTCGACAGGGCAAAAGCTCAGGTAATGTCTAATATCGAAAGAACGTACAACAACAGAGACAAAACAGAAAGTGATGTTTTGGTTGATGAATATGTAAGAAACTTTCTGGAGCAGGAACCAATGCCGGGAATTGCATGGGAATATGAAGATACTAAGAAATTCTTACCTTCCGTAACGCTGGCTCAGACTAATGAAGTCATTAAAAAACTGGTAAAAGACGACAGCAGAGTAGTGGTAATCACCGGTCCTAAAAAAGACAATGTTCAGATGCCGACGGAAGCCATGGTATTGAATACTTTTGAAGGAGTGAAAATGGCAGATCTTAAGCCGTATCAGGAAAAAGCTACGATTAAAAATTTAGTAAAACCTTTCAAATCTGAAGGTACAATTGCTAAAACAGAAACCGATGCCAAATTAGGAACCACAACATGGACACTGAGCAATGGCGCAAAAGTTACTTTCAAGAAAACAGACTTTAAAGACGATGAAATTGTTTTTGCAGCGAGAAGTCTGGGAGGAAGCTCAGTAATTAGTGATGCCGACTTTATTAAAACCCAGTTTGCTTTTCCTGCTTTATCGGAAGCCGGAGTTAATGGTTTCTCCAAAGCAGACCTTACCAATTATCTTGCAGGAAAGCAGGTAAATGTAAATCCGTCAATCGGAAACGTAACAGAAGGACTTTCCGGAAGAACAACCAGAAAAGATCTTGGAACAGCAATGGAATTAATGTATGCTTATTTTACAGGTTTGAATTACAATCCTGATGCATTTAATGCGTACAAAACGAAACAGTCTGCGATGATGGATAACCTGTTGTCCAATCCTCAGTTTTATTTTTCCAGCGAGCATGCGAAATTCATGAATCAGAAAAACCCGAGATTCGTGGGAATAATCCCAATGGAGAAAGATTGGGCAAATACAGATTACAAAAAAGCATACGATATTTACAAAGAGAAATTCTCCAACGCCGGAAACTTCCAGTTCTATTTTGTAGGAAATATTGATGAGGCTACATTCAAAAATGAAGTGTTACAGTACATTGCGAGTCTTCCTTCAAACGGAAAAACGTCTACTTTTAAAGATACAGGATACAGACAGATAACCGGAGATTATTCTAAGGTCTACAAAAAAGGAAAAGATCCTAAAAGTATGGTAACGATCTCCTATACCGGAGAAACGCCCTACAACGAAAAAGAAGCATTGGCATTAGAAGCTTTGGGAGAAGTTGCTACCATTAAAGTGATTGAAAAGCTGAGAGAGGACGAAAGCGGAATTTACGGAGGCGGAGCAAGAGGAGGAATGTACAAAGTTCCGTTCAGCAATTACAGTTTCAGCATCAATTTCCCTTGCGGACCTGAAAATGCTGAGAAGTTAACGAAAAGTGCAATTGCAGAGCTTCAGAAGTTAATTGATAAAGGACCTGAACAGAAAGACCTTGATAAATATAAGGAAGGAGAGTACAATGATGATAAAACCAATATGAAAGACAATATGTATTGGATGAATGCGCTTACCAAAAACCAGCTGGACGGAAGCGATAAATATGAAATCCTTAACTATCAGGAAAAAGTAAA
Encoded proteins:
- a CDS encoding M16 family metallopeptidase; the encoded protein is MKKMFSSLAVVVLMSANAFAQNIPMDPSVKTGTLPNGMKYYIRKNTLPEKKVDFRLAINAGSILEDENQRGLAHFMEHMNFNGTKNFPDNKLVDFLQSIGVKFGQHLNAYTSFDETVYMLPVPLDKPGNLDAGLKVMEDWAFNATLSDEQINKERGVVLEELRLGLGADKRMSDKYLPKLLYNSQYANRLPIGKKDVLENFKPDVIRQFHKDWYRPDLMAIVVVGDINVDEVEKKIKDNFSKYKNPSKPRERKSFDLPNHKETLVAIETDPDATRSMVQFIMKDSEAYQPDVTVEQYNQSLVEQLASTMLNNRLGELVNSTNPPFTYGSVYHGGTYARTKEAFQGFAMVKDGNQLNALKVLLEETERAKRFGFTQTELDRAKAQVMSNIERTYNNRDKTESDVLVDEYVRNFLEQEPMPGIAWEYEDTKKFLPSVTLAQTNEVIKKLVKDDSRVVVITGPKKDNVQMPTEAMVLNTFEGVKMADLKPYQEKATIKNLVKPFKSEGTIAKTETDAKLGTTTWTLSNGAKVTFKKTDFKDDEIVFAARSLGGSSVISDADFIKTQFAFPALSEAGVNGFSKADLTNYLAGKQVNVNPSIGNVTEGLSGRTTRKDLGTAMELMYAYFTGLNYNPDAFNAYKTKQSAMMDNLLSNPQFYFSSEHAKFMNQKNPRFVGIIPMEKDWANTDYKKAYDIYKEKFSNAGNFQFYFVGNIDEATFKNEVLQYIASLPSNGKTSTFKDTGYRQITGDYSKVYKKGKDPKSMVTISYTGETPYNEKEALALEALGEVATIKVIEKLREDESGIYGGGARGGMYKVPFSNYSFSINFPCGPENAEKLTKSAIAELQKLIDKGPEQKDLDKYKEGEYNDDKTNMKDNMYWMNALTKNQLDGSDKYEILNYQEKVKALTVKDLQDVAKKYLTKGRIVATLMPEDGWEKAKKEEAKAETAVIKAGAAK